A genomic region of Pseudomonas migulae contains the following coding sequences:
- the recR gene encoding recombination mediator RecR, whose product MSFSPLIRQLIDALRILPGVGQKTAQRMALQLLERDRSGGSRLASALSQAMEGVGHCRLCRTLTEDDLCPQCADTRRDDTLLCVVEGPMDVYAVEQTGFRGRYFVLKGHLSPLDGLGPEAIGIPQLLARIEEAGTFTEVILATNPTVEGEATAHYIAQLLSNKGLIASRIAHGVPLGGELELVDGGTLAHSFAGRKPIAL is encoded by the coding sequence ATGAGCTTCAGCCCTTTGATTCGCCAACTGATCGATGCCCTGCGAATTTTGCCAGGTGTGGGTCAGAAAACTGCCCAGCGCATGGCATTGCAGCTGCTCGAACGTGATCGCAGCGGTGGCTCGCGCCTGGCGTCGGCGTTGAGCCAGGCCATGGAAGGAGTAGGCCACTGCCGATTGTGCCGCACGCTGACCGAAGATGACCTGTGCCCGCAATGCGCCGATACCCGTCGCGACGACACGTTGCTGTGTGTGGTTGAAGGACCGATGGATGTCTACGCGGTGGAGCAGACCGGTTTCCGGGGGCGCTACTTCGTGCTCAAGGGGCACCTGTCGCCACTGGACGGACTCGGACCGGAAGCCATCGGGATTCCGCAGTTGCTGGCACGGATCGAAGAGGCGGGCACGTTTACTGAAGTCATTCTTGCGACCAACCCGACGGTCGAAGGTGAAGCCACGGCGCACTACATCGCCCAGTTGCTCAGCAACAAAGGCCTGATCGCTTCGCGCATTGCCCATGGCGTGCCGTTGGGTGGCGAGCTGGAGCTGGTGGATGGCGGGACGTTGGCGCATTCGTTTGCCGGGCGTAAACCGATTGCCCTCTGA
- a CDS encoding acyl-CoA dehydrogenase family protein, whose product MPAFQEYFDPSHQLVRDSVRRFVEREILPDIDQWEEAESFPRELYLKAGAAGILGIGYPEALGGSHEGDLFAKIAASEELMRCGSGGLVAGLGSLDIGLPPILKWARPDVRDRVVPSVLSGEKISALAVTEPSGGSDVANLQTRAVREGDVYRVSGSKTFITSGVRADYYTVAVRTGEPGFGGISLLLVEKGTPGFTVGRQLKKMGWWASDTAELFFDDCRVPVGHLIGAENMGFACIMGNFQSERLALALMANMTAQLALEESLKWARQREAFGKPIGKFQVLKHRLAEMATALEVSREFTYRQAAKMAAGQSVIKEISMAKNFATDTADRITNDAVQILGGLGYMRESLVERLYRDNRILSIGGGTREVMNEIISKQMGL is encoded by the coding sequence ATGCCTGCCTTTCAGGAATACTTCGACCCCAGCCACCAATTGGTCCGTGACAGCGTCAGACGTTTCGTCGAGCGCGAGATTCTTCCGGATATCGACCAGTGGGAAGAGGCCGAAAGCTTTCCCCGCGAGCTTTACCTCAAGGCCGGTGCGGCGGGAATTCTTGGGATCGGTTACCCCGAAGCCCTGGGAGGCAGCCACGAAGGTGATCTGTTCGCCAAAATCGCCGCCAGCGAAGAGTTGATGCGCTGCGGCTCCGGCGGATTGGTGGCGGGGCTCGGCTCGCTGGACATCGGATTGCCGCCGATCCTCAAATGGGCCAGGCCCGACGTTCGAGATCGTGTCGTGCCGTCCGTGCTGAGCGGTGAGAAGATCAGCGCCCTGGCCGTGACCGAGCCCAGTGGCGGCTCCGATGTGGCCAACCTGCAAACCCGTGCCGTGCGCGAGGGCGACGTCTACCGGGTCAGTGGCAGCAAAACCTTTATAACCAGTGGCGTGCGCGCGGATTACTACACCGTCGCGGTGCGCACCGGCGAACCGGGTTTCGGCGGTATCAGCCTGCTGTTGGTCGAGAAGGGCACGCCGGGTTTCACCGTAGGCCGCCAATTGAAGAAAATGGGCTGGTGGGCGTCGGACACGGCCGAATTGTTCTTCGACGATTGCCGTGTACCCGTAGGCCATCTGATCGGCGCCGAGAACATGGGCTTTGCCTGCATCATGGGCAACTTCCAGAGTGAACGCCTGGCCTTGGCGCTGATGGCCAACATGACCGCGCAACTGGCGCTGGAAGAAAGCCTGAAGTGGGCTCGTCAGCGCGAGGCGTTCGGCAAACCCATCGGCAAGTTTCAGGTGCTCAAGCATCGCCTTGCGGAAATGGCGACGGCGCTGGAAGTGTCACGGGAGTTCACTTACCGGCAGGCGGCGAAAATGGCCGCCGGGCAGAGCGTGATCAAGGAGATTTCCATGGCGAAGAATTTTGCGACGGACACGGCGGATCGGATTACGAACGATGCGGTGCAAATTCTCGGTGGCCTGGGCTATATGCGCGAGAGTCTGGTGGAGCGGCTGTACCGCGATAATCGCATCTTGTCGATCGGTGGCGGGACGCGGGAAGTGATGAACGAGATTATCAGCAAGCAGATGGGGCTTTAA
- a CDS encoding NADP-dependent oxidoreductase produces MPEALTLNQRIVLASRPVGAPTPENFRLEREALPDLADGQVLLKTLYLSLDPYMRGRMSDAPSYAAPVEIDEVMTGGAVSRVERSMNPKFHEGDLVVGATGWQSHSISDGRNIIPVPSGLPSPSMALGVLGMPGMTAYMGLMDIGQPQSGETLVVAAASGAVGSVVGQVAKIKGLRVVGVAGGADKCRYVVDELGFDACIDHKSPNFAEELALACPQGIDIYYENVGGKVFDAVVPLLNPKARIPLCGLIASYNAHEAPTGPDRLPQLQRTLLTKRVRIQGFIVFDDYGDRQPEFVSAMAPWVRDGKVKFREDVVDGLENAPEAFIGLLEGRNFGKLVVRVAQD; encoded by the coding sequence ATGCCTGAAGCATTGACCCTCAACCAACGTATCGTCCTGGCGTCCCGCCCGGTTGGCGCGCCGACGCCAGAGAATTTCCGCCTGGAAAGGGAAGCGCTGCCGGACCTGGCCGACGGTCAGGTACTGCTCAAGACCCTTTACCTGTCACTGGACCCTTACATGCGCGGGCGCATGAGCGACGCTCCGTCCTACGCGGCGCCGGTAGAAATCGACGAGGTGATGACCGGTGGCGCTGTCAGCCGGGTCGAGCGTTCGATGAATCCCAAGTTTCATGAAGGTGATCTGGTCGTGGGTGCCACCGGGTGGCAGAGCCACAGCATCAGCGACGGTCGCAACATCATTCCGGTGCCGTCCGGGTTGCCGAGCCCGTCGATGGCACTGGGCGTGCTCGGCATGCCCGGGATGACCGCCTACATGGGCCTGATGGACATCGGCCAACCGCAGTCCGGCGAAACCCTGGTCGTCGCTGCGGCGTCCGGCGCCGTGGGTTCGGTGGTCGGCCAGGTGGCGAAAATCAAGGGCCTGCGGGTGGTCGGTGTGGCGGGCGGCGCGGACAAGTGCCGTTATGTGGTCGATGAGTTGGGCTTCGATGCCTGCATCGATCACAAAAGCCCGAATTTCGCCGAGGAACTGGCGCTGGCGTGTCCCCAGGGCATCGACATCTACTACGAGAACGTCGGTGGCAAGGTATTCGACGCGGTGGTGCCGTTGCTCAATCCCAAGGCCCGTATTCCGCTCTGCGGTTTGATCGCGTCGTACAACGCACACGAAGCCCCCACCGGCCCGGATCGCCTGCCGCAATTGCAGCGCACGTTGTTGACCAAGCGTGTGCGCATCCAGGGTTTCATCGTGTTTGATGACTACGGTGATCGTCAGCCGGAGTTTGTCAGCGCCATGGCACCGTGGGTGCGCGACGGCAAGGTGAAGTTCCGGGAAGACGTGGTCGATGGTCTGGAGAATGCACCCGAGGCGTTCATCGGTCTGCTGGAAGGACGCAACTTCGGCAAACTGGTGGTGCGGGTCGCTCAGGACTGA
- a CDS encoding YbaB/EbfC family nucleoid-associated protein translates to MMKGGMAGLMKQAQQMQEKMAKMQEELANAEVTGKAGGDMVTVVMTGRHDVKSVTIDPSLVEGLSEDDKEMLEAVVAAAVNDAVRKIEANSQDKMSGMTAGMQLPPGMKLPF, encoded by the coding sequence ATGATGAAAGGTGGCATGGCCGGCCTGATGAAGCAGGCACAGCAGATGCAGGAAAAAATGGCCAAGATGCAGGAAGAACTGGCCAACGCTGAAGTCACCGGCAAGGCCGGTGGCGATATGGTCACCGTGGTGATGACCGGTCGTCACGACGTTAAAAGCGTGACTATTGACCCAAGCCTGGTCGAAGGTCTGAGCGAAGACGACAAAGAGATGCTCGAAGCGGTTGTCGCCGCCGCCGTCAACGACGCCGTGCGCAAGATCGAAGCCAACAGCCAGGACAAAATGTCCGGCATGACCGCTGGCATGCAATTGCCACCGGGCATGAAGCTGCCATTCTGA
- a CDS encoding adenine phosphoribosyltransferase, with protein MAFDSFDIKSLIRPVIDFPKPGVIFRDITPLFQSPKALRLVMDSFAHRYVEADFTHIGAMDARGFLIGSVLAYQLNKPLVLFRKQGKLPADVLAEGYATEYGEAFLEVHADSLCDGDSVVMFDDLIATGGTLIAAANLIRRMGARVHEAAAIIDLPELGGSQRLEDMGIPTFCLTQFALSDQ; from the coding sequence TGGCCTTCGACTCCTTCGACATCAAATCCCTGATCCGCCCTGTGATCGACTTCCCGAAACCGGGCGTCATCTTTCGCGACATCACCCCGCTCTTCCAGTCGCCCAAGGCCCTGCGCCTGGTGATGGACAGCTTTGCCCACCGTTACGTCGAAGCCGACTTCACCCATATCGGCGCCATGGATGCCCGTGGTTTCCTGATCGGTTCGGTGCTGGCCTATCAGCTGAACAAGCCACTGGTGCTGTTTCGCAAGCAAGGCAAACTGCCGGCCGACGTGCTCGCCGAGGGTTATGCGACCGAGTATGGCGAAGCCTTCCTGGAAGTGCACGCCGACAGTCTTTGCGACGGCGACTCGGTGGTGATGTTCGATGATTTGATCGCGACTGGCGGCACGCTGATTGCGGCGGCGAATCTGATTCGGCGCATGGGCGCGCGGGTGCATGAAGCGGCGGCGATCATTGATCTGCCGGAGTTGGGTGGGTCGCAGCGGCTGGAAGACATGGGGATTCCTACTTTCTGCCTGACGCAGTTTGCGTTGAGCGATCAGTAA